In Brassica napus cultivar Da-Ae chromosome A3, Da-Ae, whole genome shotgun sequence, the sequence GATGCTTGATACAACTGGTCATCAAGGAGACAAAGAGTTTCTCGTGGAAGTCCTAATGCTCTCCCTCTTGCGCCACGAACACCTCGTGACTTTGTTTGGTTACTGCGCTGAAGGAGACCAAAGACTCCTCGTCTATGAGTACATGCCTTTTGAATCCGTAGAAGATCATATCCACGGTAACGAGAACTATACTCTTATTCATTAAAGTATAAATcctgaatattgtttttttgttatggTCAGGTTACGGATCTGAAGAAGAGGTTTTAGATTTGAGCACAAGGATGTAGATAGCTTTAGGATCAGCCAAAGGGCTAGCGTATCTTCACAACGTAGCACAACCTCCTGTGATCTACAGAGACTTGAAAACCGCAAACATATTGCTAGACCATGGCTACAAACCAAAGGGCTTGCTAA encodes:
- the LOC125606975 gene encoding serine/threonine-protein kinase CDG1-like → MSDKPNLVCFYLVKLKNLAVKMLDTTGHQGDKEFLVEVLMLSLLRHEHLVTLFGYCAEGDQRLLVYEYMPFESVEDHIHGYGSEEEVLDLSTRM